GCCTCATGACTGGTTGTACGGAATGACGCTAGATATTCCCGATATGCCACCGCTGAAGCCGTGTCCTTTCTGTGGAAACGTTCCGGCAATATGCCGCTCAGAGCATGGCTGGTTTGTGATATGCCCGAGCTGCAAAACGATTTCGGATAACTATTCCAGCTGTGAAGTCGCTAAGGAAATGTGGAACAGGAGAAACACCGATGCCAAAAGCGAAACCGATTGACCGTGTGGAATACACGAAGAGCCGGACGATCCGCCGGACAGAGGACGGGAAAGTAATAGCCTCAGTTCTGCCGATGACGGTGGATGCGGCCTACGATGAAGAGCGCGGTGTAGTTGTTGATCGCGGGACGGGAGCTGAGGTTTGCCCGGTCTGCGGGACAAAGATTCTCCACGAGGCAGGGTGCGTAAGGTGCACAGCTTGCGGATGGTCTCGGTGCTGATTACTGAAAGGAGGTGAGATTCATGACAGAGCTTGAAGAGAGGCTTCGTGCGACGGAGGAATATTTCCGCGAGATGAACGATGAGGCGTTCAGAACGTGCCGCGAGTATGACCGGCTGCGGGCGAAGGTGAATGAGGTGCGTGCAGAGTATCGCGGGATTTGCGAGGTACTTCGCGCCCCTCACAGCGGCAAACCCTACGCGTACCTTACGGGGCTGGTCATGCTGAAGCAGAGAATGCACGA
Above is a genomic segment from Synergistaceae bacterium containing:
- a CDS encoding Lar family restriction alleviation protein; this translates as MSEVEMVLPEKPVFTPHDWLYGMTLDIPDMPPLKPCPFCGNVPAICRSEHGWFVICPSCKTISDNYSSCEVAKEMWNRRNTDAKSETD